In Caproicibacterium amylolyticum, a genomic segment contains:
- a CDS encoding DUF512 domain-containing protein — protein sequence MAVKISSVEPDSPAHFAGLRAGDTLISINEHEIIDVLDYRFYETDRRLHIQVKDTDGEVRTVDIRKGQYESIGLDFETYLMDKQRSCANKCIFCFIDQLPKGMRPSLYFKDDDSRLSFLFGNYITLTNLSKREVDRILQMHISPVNVSVHTTNPELRVKMMGNRFAGRSLDVLWRLAEGGIHLNCQVVLCPGINDGAELERTLTDLGRYVPNVQSIAMVPLGVTRFREGLYPLTPYTKEGAQEVIRIVDHFGDAFQVKCGSRVCYASDEVYLLAQQPIPEPAYYGDFDQLENGVGLFASMKQEFHFAMDNCNLPQKPRHISLATGTSAGPFLHSLLDELRRKCNNFQCTVYPVKNRFFGETITVAGLVTGGDLISQLRGKDLGDELLIPSVMLRHEGDLFLDDIALEQVQQELGVPVHVVPNDGYELFLAVTGSEEDV from the coding sequence ATGGCAGTTAAAATCTCTTCGGTTGAACCGGACAGTCCAGCACATTTTGCCGGCCTTAGGGCTGGCGATACGCTGATATCCATTAATGAACACGAAATTATTGATGTCTTGGACTATCGGTTTTATGAGACTGACCGCCGCCTGCATATTCAGGTAAAAGATACAGATGGGGAAGTACGCACAGTTGATATTCGCAAGGGCCAGTACGAATCCATCGGACTGGATTTTGAAACATACCTGATGGACAAGCAGCGCTCCTGTGCCAACAAATGCATTTTTTGCTTCATTGACCAACTTCCCAAAGGAATGCGCCCTAGTCTGTATTTTAAAGATGATGATTCGCGCCTTTCTTTTCTTTTTGGAAATTATATTACGCTGACGAATTTAAGCAAGCGGGAAGTTGACCGAATTTTACAAATGCATATCAGCCCCGTCAATGTTTCCGTTCATACAACCAATCCGGAACTGCGGGTAAAGATGATGGGAAACCGTTTTGCCGGCAGGTCACTTGATGTTCTCTGGAGATTGGCAGAGGGTGGAATCCACTTAAACTGTCAAGTCGTACTTTGTCCCGGCATCAATGACGGCGCAGAATTGGAGCGCACATTGACGGACCTTGGCCGTTATGTACCAAATGTGCAGAGCATTGCTATGGTTCCGCTCGGTGTAACACGCTTTCGCGAAGGGTTGTACCCGCTGACTCCGTATACTAAGGAGGGCGCACAAGAAGTTATTCGTATTGTGGATCACTTCGGTGATGCGTTTCAAGTAAAGTGCGGCAGCCGCGTTTGCTATGCTTCCGATGAGGTATATCTTCTGGCACAGCAGCCGATTCCCGAACCGGCTTATTACGGTGACTTTGACCAACTGGAAAACGGTGTCGGGTTATTTGCAAGTATGAAACAGGAATTCCACTTTGCAATGGATAACTGTAATTTGCCGCAGAAACCAAGGCACATTTCGCTTGCAACCGGAACTTCGGCTGGTCCTTTTTTGCATTCTCTGCTTGACGAACTGCGCAGAAAATGCAATAATTTTCAATGTACTGTTTATCCTGTCAAAAATCGTTTCTTTGGTGAAACGATTACCGTTGCCGGCCTTGTAACGGGCGGTGATTTGATTTCTCAGCTGCGTGGCAAAGATCTTGGGGATGAGCTTTTAATTCCCAGTGTTATGCTGCGGCATGAGGGAGATTTGTTTTTAGATGATATTGCATTGGAACAGGTTCAGCAGGAACTGGGAGTTCCTGTTCATGTTGTGCCGAATGATGGCTATGAACTGTTCCTTGCAGTGACTGGGAGTGAAGAAGATGTCTAA
- the der gene encoding ribosome biogenesis GTPase Der, whose product MSKPVVAVVGRPNVGKSTLFNKLVGQRLSIVDDTPGVTRDRIYGECEWCGRKFTLIDTGGIEPNTNDILLSQMRVQAQLAMDAADVIIMVTDLHSGVTATDSEVATMLMKSGRPVILCVNKCDSVGEPPAEFYEFYNLGLGDPVAISSVHGHGTGDLLDQVLAYLPEEEAETAEDEVVRVAIIGKPNVGKSSLVNCIAGENRCIVSDIAGTTRDAIDTEVENKYGKFILIDTAGLRRKNKVTDQIERYSVLRAQMAIERADVCVIMIDALEGFTEQDSKVAGLAHEAGKACVVAVNKWDAVEKETGTMAAMRTRLEEDFSFMSYVPILFLSAKTGQRIDGLFETIQQAAASNRMRIATGVLNDVLAQATARVQPPTDKGHRLKIYYMTQASTRPPTFVCFVNSAELFHFSYQRYLENRIRETFGLSGTPVRFIIRERDKDK is encoded by the coding sequence ATGTCTAAACCTGTTGTTGCAGTAGTAGGCAGGCCGAATGTTGGAAAATCAACCTTGTTTAACAAACTAGTTGGACAGCGCCTGTCTATTGTGGACGATACACCTGGCGTCACGCGGGACCGCATTTACGGTGAATGTGAATGGTGCGGCCGAAAATTTACGCTGATCGATACCGGCGGCATTGAACCGAACACAAATGATATTTTGCTTTCGCAGATGCGTGTGCAGGCACAGCTTGCTATGGATGCCGCGGATGTGATTATTATGGTTACCGACCTGCATTCAGGTGTTACGGCCACTGACTCTGAAGTCGCAACCATGCTGATGAAAAGCGGTCGGCCGGTCATCCTTTGCGTCAACAAGTGTGATTCCGTAGGGGAACCGCCTGCTGAATTTTATGAGTTTTATAATCTGGGCCTCGGTGACCCGGTTGCAATTTCCTCTGTGCATGGGCATGGTACTGGTGATCTTTTGGATCAAGTACTTGCCTATTTGCCGGAGGAGGAGGCAGAAACCGCAGAAGACGAAGTAGTTCGAGTTGCCATTATTGGAAAGCCCAATGTGGGCAAATCCTCGCTGGTTAACTGCATTGCCGGGGAAAATCGCTGCATTGTTTCCGATATTGCCGGTACTACACGTGACGCAATCGATACGGAAGTGGAAAACAAGTACGGAAAATTTATCTTGATTGATACAGCCGGACTGCGCAGGAAGAACAAAGTGACCGACCAGATTGAACGCTACAGTGTTCTGCGTGCGCAAATGGCGATTGAACGGGCGGATGTGTGCGTCATTATGATTGACGCATTGGAAGGCTTCACAGAACAGGATTCTAAGGTCGCGGGACTTGCCCATGAAGCGGGGAAGGCCTGTGTTGTGGCAGTCAACAAATGGGATGCCGTGGAGAAGGAAACCGGCACTATGGCGGCGATGCGCACAAGGCTGGAAGAGGATTTTTCTTTCATGAGTTATGTGCCGATTCTGTTCCTTTCCGCGAAAACCGGGCAACGTATAGATGGTTTGTTTGAAACCATTCAGCAGGCTGCAGCTTCTAACCGGATGCGAATTGCAACCGGTGTGCTGAATGACGTGCTGGCACAGGCGACTGCACGTGTACAGCCGCCTACGGATAAGGGCCACCGCTTAAAGATCTATTATATGACACAGGCAAGTACCCGTCCGCCAACATTTGTTTGCTTTGTAAATTCTGCGGAACTGTTTCATTTTTCTTATCAGAGATATCTGGAAAATCGTATCCGGGAAACCTTTGGACTTTCCGGTACGCCGGTGCGCTTTATTATCCGCGAGAGGGACAAAGATAAATAA